GAAGGTCTGATAAGCGGCATCTTCAGACACTCTAATGCTAACAGACGTGGCGGATTTGTTTCCAGGGTGCTGCACTGTTACATTGTAATCTCCATGGAACAACAAAGCTTCAACGAAACCTTCGCCATCGGCTGTAATTTCCAAGCTGGGTGATTTCCATTCAGCAAGAAGCTTATCGACAACGTCTCCTGCTGGGGTGTTCTTGAAATTCAGATCCACAAGCGGCAGGGTAGTGAAATTCGCCGATAATGGGCCTGCAAATGTGATTATGCCCTTCACTGCAGGATGTGCGTATCCTTCTCTTAGAACTTCCTCATAGTATTGTGCCTGTTAGGGGAAGATACCAAGTTTTGTTAGTTATGTCTGgaaggtgtttgatgaaatgcttGAAAGAAATTGCGTTGTACCTGATTTGGAGTTTTGTAATAAAACACTTCTGTGATCCATATGGGGTAGCCTGTTGATCCTAGATAGTCCAATGCGGATCTCATGTATGGTAGGTTTGGCGGATCAGGGCCGAAGTTGCCCTGCAAGCCGATTCCTGCTGGAATATTTTCATTCCCGGGATATGATAGGATTTGGAAGAGTTTCTTTCTTACGTTAGCCGGGGTTGCTGTCGTTTCACTAGCATGTTCCATGGTATTGTATTCATTCACGAAAAGAAGTGTCTTACTGTCAAGTTTATGTGCTGTGTTGAAGTACTCTGCTGAGGCATTTTCACCGAGTTTGTCCTCAAAGTATCTGAAGTGTACATTTTCATTCATGACGTCCCAGTGGATAAACTTACCAGAATATCTCTTAACCACGGAGTTGATTCTTTTTTCTGCTGCTATCTTCAAATCTGCAGGGGAGAGTGACTTGACCCATTGTGGCTGAAACTTGGGATTGTCCCAGAAAATGTTGTGTCCTCTTACTGAAATACCATGTTGATTGGCAAACTCAAGCATCGCATCAGGGATGGTGTAGTTCTCTTTGCCTGGTTCTATCTCAGTGCTATACCACTTAAGTTCATTTGTAAAAGTGGCATAAGAAAATCTTGATGCAAACCAATCTTGGTATTCTTTGCTGGAGAGAATGTGGTGGTTCATTCCTGCCCCAAATGGGAAGTTTGGTTTTTTCTGGTCGAGGAAGACTTTTGCACCTGCTAGTTTACTGTTGTCTGCTTGAGTTATTTGCAGCCTCACCTTGCTTTTCCTCACCTGCAAAACGCGTTTCCATCATTCCGTATACGTGATAATTCTGGGACGGAAGTTCCACCTTGGCTATAGAGGTGGTAACTCACGAGTTTATAAGTGGATGGAGATACAATTATTTGACAGAACATCTCTATGacctgttaggaatcacggacctccacaatggtattatattgtccactttgagcataaactctcatgactttattttgggcttccccaaaagacctgtattccttacttataaacctatgatctttccctaaattagccaatgtgagactccctcccaacaatcctcaacatagcCTTTTATCGAGAAGATTATGAAGGTTGTGACTAAGAT
This genomic window from Cucurbita pepo subsp. pepo cultivar mu-cu-16 chromosome LG01, ASM280686v2, whole genome shotgun sequence contains:
- the LOC111804350 gene encoding uncharacterized protein LOC111804350 codes for the protein MGNLSVQSPKQTLLSKATLFFSCHLKVMNISRALSLFFLPFILIFSGKFITVRSFSYDYYATTECLVKPRGVRNGGGIILNPEFNNGIEGWKVFGGGEIKQGSLKQDNQINSFIVAHKRAHPRDSLYQLVHLQHGKLYSFSAWVRLSEGSAPVAVLFRNSKDGQILHGGETRAKQGCWSLLKGGIVSDFTGHAEVFFESENTSAEIWIDNVSLQPFTKEQWRSHQDRSINEVRKSKVRLQITQADNSKLAGAKVFLDQKKPNFPFGAGMNHHILSSKEYQDWFASRFSYATFTNELKWYSTEIEPGKENYTIPDAMLEFANQHGISVRGHNIFWDNPKFQPQWVKSLSPADLKIAAEKRINSVVKRYSGKFIHWDVMNENVHFRYFEDKLGENASAEYFNTAHKLDSKTLLFVNEYNTMEHASETTATPANVRKKLFQILSYPGNENIPAGIGLQGNFGPDPPNLPYMRSALDYLGSTGYPIWITEVFYYKTPNQAQYYEEVLREGYAHPAVKGIITFAGPLSANFTTLPLVDLNFKNTPAGDVVDKLLAEWKSPSLEITADGEGFVEALLFHGDYNVTVQHPGNKSATSVSIRVSEDAAYQTFNVQLSNN